One genomic region from Uloborus diversus isolate 005 chromosome 2, Udiv.v.3.1, whole genome shotgun sequence encodes:
- the LOC129216853 gene encoding 60S ribosomal protein L18a-like codes for MKVKGQLREFMIIGRPLPTDKEKNPPLYRMRIFAPDKVTAKSRFWYFTRKLKKLKKSNGEIVCISERYDRSPTKVKNFGIWLRYNSRTGTHNMYREYRDMTVAAAVTQCYRDMGARHRARADSIQIMKVSKVLAAKCRRPHVKQFHDSKIKFPLPSRINRKFHKPRFTTIRPNAKF; via the exons atgaaagtaaaaggaCAG TTGAGAGAGTTCATGATCATCGGGCGGCCGTTGCCCACGGACAAGGAAAAGAATCCCCCCCTCTACCGCATGCGAATCTTCGCCCCGGATAAGGTGACCGCCAAATCCAGGTTCTGGTACTTCACCCGAAAGTTGAAGAAGCTCAAGAAGTCCAATGGAGAAATTGTTTGCATTTCAGAG AGGTACGATCGATCTCCCACAAAAGTAAAGAACTTCGGCATCTGGCTGAGGTACAACTCTAGAACTGGAACCCACAACATGTACAGGGAATATCGAGACATGACTGTTGCCGCCGCAGTCACTCAGTGCT ACCGAGACATGGGGGCCAGGCATCGTGCCAGAGCAGATTCCATTCAAATAATGAAAGTGTCAAAGGTGTTGGCAGCAAAATGTAGAAGACCACATGTAAAACAATTCCAC gaTAGCAAAATCAAGTTCCCTCTGCCATCCAGGATCAACCGTAAATTCCACAAGCCACGTTTCACGACCATAAGACCCAATGctaaattttaa